Proteins from one Astatotilapia calliptera chromosome 8, fAstCal1.2, whole genome shotgun sequence genomic window:
- the mki67 gene encoding proliferation marker protein Ki-67 isoform X3, with the protein MPLHGKIVVIKRSGGDGTEFPLTAACLFGRKPDCDIRIQLPQVSKEHCRIDLNENKEVILTNLSSANPTLVNGEVLQQSERLKHGDVITIIDRSFRFEYPPAQTPKKRSAIGGKPETLKVLQDQQVGDTPIVEKGEKRFSEVSSDTCLKDGASHDNIQRSLEKTGELESKADDSLLQGKSNSPFSDLYQMIKKSLDVKTPRKSCASQLATPSSKVASPKPNSVRKGSAIFTERKSTPKKSEVLAGPGSTNGGTPASVRKQAKVPAAETAEPRAEKAENGSVIETASPRKRDGATPQKFTVNEVIEQITAETPKSPARRRSKEMSPGKTPVTKNQEEKTKASPRNSAGKGKEVSKKRKSGELGEDVPKQQAKRKRVSFGGYLSPELFDKRLPPDSPLRKGATPRRSLSLLRPKQSLLRRASVIGLLKEGSPRAKSPAKTKTPSPKKSPSKKMASPKTPTSGKKSPKSRSPSPKAASPAKKSPKSRSPSPAKKSPKSRSPSPAKKSPKSPKSRSPSPAKKSPKSRSPSPAKKSPKSPKSRSPSPAKSPKSRSPSPAKKSPKSRSPSPAKKSPKSPKSRSPSPAKKSPKSRSPSPAKKSPKSRSPSPAKKSPKSPKSRSPSPAKSPKSRSPSPAKKSPKSPKSRSPSPAKKSPKSRSPSPAKKSPKSPKSRSPSPAKKSPKSPKSRSPSPKAASPTNKSPKSRSASPKATANKSPKSKSPSPARGRSPPKVETPKTNEQQKTQRRASAPGQIPHEQVPAGKRRATVGLPGTSLESVPTVVLTPAKTPTNSGVQTPTVKGRFSVSQISTPSPIAEADKVTDQVLLPTVTPKTHKGRKSTSQKTPGAAKSAVKMHRRSGISRASIKVSNPWAHIVKFGQPKAQVVAPLKKTIGQKPKKRAVPKPQTPARNLKGYVSTGHADSPATIVVGRAHRQTVVQPTGAAPRVVTNVALFKKNMKMDEDLTGISEMFKTPVNERKRKSLIDDNSVTKTPAGGQSASVMEPSVLSTPEEPGEMIVSPLSVTSAVKGRRYNNEAVQRLLDEDQDATFIGQIQSESSERQNADLQVSTVTTPKLRPELPDSLTGVKRIMKTPKQKAEPVEDLRGKLLKTPKQKPEKQECLTGVKRIMKTPRQKAEPLEDIRGNLLKTPKQKPEQQECFTGVKRIFRTPKEKAEPLEDLQGKILKTPEVPEAGDASLGGGKELLQTPAQLQESDAKGMKTPKSSPVVHLTGVKRVMKTPVEKGAPVEDVVGVKRLMRTPRQKGEPVEANFGLKRLMKSPRLRGNAPVEDFEGLQELMEEPLTEPTVQPEAKEQGEAQMSLDSSANVVKDAMETVSQADAVLLEEAEVKTAVNADPAHEKKSVRGRRAKTVESKAAEDKQEEPVIPAPSRGRRGKKTEATAPPAVRQTRGRNAKTAVELSAEENHLPSPKVAPKPKRGRSAQQSSDEPEVAAEAERVQSHPLDVEEKANESAVPKRGRRAKQPKKSQQRNATEDVPQDTPDANVACSDQPEVLPGRADENKSDAMETVVQARQAESLLHVQTPASVQKKSVRGRRAKQAESEELEDKKEAAEIAEDPIVPTPARGERRGKKMEAVAPPAARHTKRGRNAKSQESTSETSADASAQASLINTSLSALQTEEAVVKPVRGRRAKQTPVKPAQPEPETVETASGEQSQVENSEPQKTTLPTAGKPRRGRKARQDTAEQNEVTEEVVKQAAVETNEQSQPPARVKRGRNAKQDEEKMNEPAKKIKLTRKSEEAQTELTEAQTVKMVISETTEPAQISEQASVATKPRRGGRKAKQDTESVESIEVQEVPVLSTENKPKRGRRGKPAAEETKATAESPEHKPKAEEAKNAEPLSSSMKTSRSRGVRASAKCETSQAIPAKRARRGTTVSPEEVSTESTVLVSEPAPTSVEPARKGRRGAFKSTTEEPTTTTDQKNPEAVESNAKMPKRCVKWKSHLEVFEIPKATPVKAARGKKSKAADQVNSESKNVSNDANKTEEEDLSDKAVDSRPVKRVGRGAKTAAKVEPANNPEKNVEAKTQPKTRRGRSANK; encoded by the exons ATGCCGTTGCACGGTAAGATTGTCGTGATTAAGCGGAGTGGAGGAGATGGGACTGAATTTCCTCTGACTGCAGCATGTTTATTTGGAAG GAAGCCTGACTGTGATATTCGTATTCAGCTTCCTCAAGTCTCCAAGGAGCACTGCCGGATTGACTTGAATGAGAATAAAGAG GTCATTTTGACCAATTTAAGCTCAGCAAATCCAACGCTTGTCAATGGCGAGGTTTTGCAGCAGTCTGAGCGCTTGAAGCATGGAGATGTTATAACCATTATCGACCGTTCTTTCAG GTTTGAGTATCCTCCGGCACAAACGCCAAAGAAGAGGTCTGCCATTGGAGGCAAACCTGAAACCCTCAag GTTCTTCAAGACCAGCAAGTGGGTGACACCCCTATTgtggaaaaaggagaaaagagatTCTCTGAAGTGTCATCAG atacttGTCTTAAAGATGGAGCCAGCCATGACAATATTCAGCGTTCCTTGGAGAAAACCGGAGAGTTGGAGTCCAAGGCAGATGATAGCCTGCTACAAGGCAAGAGCAACTCCCCCTTCAGCGACCTGTATCAAATGATCAAAAAATCTCTGGATGTCAAGACCCCTCGGAAATCTTGTGCCAGTCAGCTTGCAACGCCTTCCTCAAAGGTCGCCTCTCCAAAACCCAATTCGGTCAGAAAAGGTAGTGCCATTTTCACTGAGAGAAAAAGCACTCCTAAGAAAAGTGAAGTTCTAGCTGGACCTGGAAGTACAAACGGGGGAACCCCAGCGTCTGTGAGGAAGCAAGCGAAGGTTCCAGCTGCTGAGACGGCTGAACCCAGAGcagaaaaggctgaaaatgGCAGCGTGATTGAAACGGCTTCACCTCGGAAAAGAGATGGCGCAACTCCTCAGAAGTTTACTGTAAATGAGGTTATTGAGCAAATTACAGCTGAAACACCCAAGTCGCCTGCGAGGAGGAGGAGTAAGGAAATGTCACCTGGCAAAACTCCAGTGACCAAGaaccaagaagaaaaaacaaaggcatCACCCAGGAATTCAGCTGGAAAAG gAAAAGAAGTGTCCAAAAAACGCAAGAGTGGAGAACTCGGAGAAGACGTGCCCAAACAGCAAGCGAAGAGGAAACGCGTTTCCTTTGGAGGTTACCTGAGCCCAGAGCTGTTTGACAAACGGTTGCCTCCTGACTCTCCATTACGCAAGGGGGCTACCCCACGGAGGAGCTTGTCTCTCTTGAGACCCAAGCAGTCACTGCTTAGACGAGCATCCGTCATCGGCTTGCTAAAA GAGGGCAGCCCACGTGCAAAAAgtcctgcaaaaacaaaaacaccatcaCCTAAGAAATCACCGAGCAAGAAAATGGCTTCTCCTAAGACTCCAACTTCTGGGAAGAAGTCTCCCAAATCCAGATCACCATCACCCAAGGCAGCATCTCCCGCGAAGAAGTCGCCCAAGTCCAGGTCCCCGTCTCCCGCGAAGAAGTCGCCCAAGTCCAGGTCCCCGTCTCCCGCGAAGAAGTCGCCCAAGTCGCCCAAGTCCAGGTCCCCGTCTCCCGCGAAGAAGTCGCCCAAGTCCAGGTCCCCGTCTCCCGCGAAGAAGTCGCCCAAGTCACCCAAGTCCAGGTCCCCGTCTCCTGCAAAGTCGCCCAAGTCCAGGTCCCCGTCTCCCGCGAAGAAGTCGCCCAAGTCCAGGTCCCCGTCTCCCGCGAAGAAGTCGCCCAA GTCGCCCAAGTCCAGGTCCCCGTCTCCCGCGAAGAAGTCGCCCAAGTCCAGGTCCCCGTCTCCCGCGAAGAAGTCGCCCAAGTCCAGGTCCCCGTCTCCCGCGAAGAAGTCGCCCAAGTCACCCAAGTCCAGGTCCCCGTCTCCTGCAAAGTCGCCCAAGTCCAGGTCCCCGTCTCCCGCGAAGAAGTCGCCCAAGTCGCCCAAGTCCAGGTCCCCGTCTCCCGCGAAGAAGTCGCCCAAGTCCAGGTCCCCGTCTCCCGCGAAGAAGTCGCCCAAGTCACCCAAGTCCAGGTCCCCGTCTCCCGCGAAGAAGTCGCCCAAGTCACCCAAGTCCAGGTCCCCGTCTCCCAAAGCAGCTTCTCCTACCAATAAATCACCCAAATCTAGATCTGCTTCTCCTAAAGCAACCGCGAATAAATCACCAAAATCCAAGAGCCCATCTCCTGCAAGAGGAAGATCTCCTCCTAAAGTGGAAACTCCTAAAACCAATGAACAGCAGAAAACTCAACGCAGGGCTTCAGCCCCAGGGCAGATTCCCCACGAGCAAGTTCCTGCTGGAAAAAGAAGGGCAACTGTGGGTTTGCCTGGTACTTCTTTGGAAAGTGTCCCTACTGTCGTCCTTACACCAGCTAAAACTCCCACTAATTCAGGAGTTCAGACCCCCACAGTCAAGGGGCGATTTTCTGTGTCACAAATTAGTACACCCTCTCCAATAGCTGAAGCCGACAAGGTCACTGACCAGGTTCTTTTGCCCACCGTCACCCCTAAAACACACAAGGGAAGGAAAAGCACCTCGCAGAAGACTCCAGGTGCTGCGAAGAGTGCAGTAAAGATGCACAGAAGAAGTGGCATTTCAAGAGCATCTATAAAAG TCTCCAATCCTTGGGCGCACATTGTGAAATTTGGTCAACCTAAGGCTCAAGTTGTTGCTCCACTTAAAAAAACCATTGGCCAAAAGCCTAAGAAGAGAGCAGTGCCCAAACCACAG ACACCTGCCAGAAATCTGAAGGGCTACGTGAGCACTGGACATGCAGACTCGCCCGCCACCATTGTTGTTGGTAGAGCACACAGACAGACCGTTGTGCAGCCAACTGGTGCTGCACCAAGAGTGGTCACCAATGTTGCACTCTTCAAAAAGAACATGAAAATGGATGAAGACTTGACTG GTAtttctgaaatgtttaaaactCCTGTAAACGAAAGGAAGCGGAAGTCTTTAATCGATGATAACAGCGTCACAAAGACACCAGCTGGAGGTCAGAGCGCATCTGTGATGGAGCCATCTGTGCTGAGCACACCAGAGGAACCAG GTGAGATGATAGTATCTCCGCTGAGTGTTACATCTGCAGTAAAAGGCAGAAGATACAACAATGAGGCAGTCCAACGCCTCCTTGATGAAGATCAAGACGCCACCTTCATCGGCCAGATTCAGTCAGAGTCAAGTGAACGGCAGAATGCAGATTTGCAGGTGTCCACTGTAACAACTCCCAAACTGAGGCCAGAATTACCAGATTCTCTGACCGGAGTTAAGAGGATCATGAAAACGCCAAAACAGAAGGCTGAGCCTGTTGAAGATTTGAGAGGGAAGCTGTTGAAAACTCCAAAACAGAAGCCTGAAAAACAGGAGTGCCTCACTGGAGTCAAGAGGATCATGAAGACTCCGAGACAGAAAGCCGAACCTTTAGAGGACATCAGAGGGAATCTTCTGAAGACTCCCAAACAGAAGCCTGAACAGCAAGAGTGCTTCACTGGGGTTAAGAGAATATTTAGAACTCCAAAGGAGAAGGCTGAACCGCTTGAAGACCTTCAAGGGAAGATTCTGAAGACCCCCGAAGTCCCAGAAGCTGGTGATGCCAGTTTGGGTGGTGGTAAGGAGCTTCTGCAGACGCCAGCACAGTTGCAAGAATCTGACGCAAAAGGCATGAAAActccaaaaagctctccagtgGTTCACCTCACTGGAGTCAAGAGAGTGATGAAGACACCTGTGGAGAAAGGTGCTCCTGTCGAAGATGTGGTTGGCGTGAAGAGGCTCATGAGAACTCCCAGACAGAAAGGCGAACCTGTTGAGGCGAATTTCGGGCTCAAGAGACTCATGAAGTCGCCAAGGCTGAGGGGTAATGCTCCAGTGGAGGACTTCGAGGGACTTCAAGAACTTATGGAGGAGCCACTGACTGAGCCCACAGTACAACCAGAGGCAAAGGAG CAGGGTGAAGCTCAGATGTCTCTCGACAGCAGTGCAAACGTGGTAAAAG ATGCCATGGAAACGGTCTCTCAGGCAGATGCAGTACTTCTTGAGGAAGCTGAGGTGAAGACTGCTGTGAATGCAGATCCTGCACATGAGAAGAAATCTGTACGAGGCAGAAGGGCAAAAACGGTGGAATCTAAAGCAGCTGAGGATAAACAGGAAGAGCCTGTAATCCCTGCTCCatccagaggaagaagaggaaagaaaactgAAGCTACAGCACCACCTGCTGTTAGACAGACAAGAGGCAGAAATGCGAAGACAGCTGTTGAGCTGTCAGCAGAAGAGAATCACCTTCCTTCTCCCAAAGTTGCTCCTAAGCCAAAAAGGGGTAGAAGTGCACAGCAGTCTTCTGATGAGCCTGAAgttgctgctgaagctgagcgTGTTCAGAGCCACCCACTTGATGTTGAGGAGAAAGCAAATGAAAGTGCTGTGCCCAAGCGAGGAAGAAGAGCTAAGCAACCCAAAAAGTCACAGCAACGAAATGCAACTGAGGATGTTCCCCAAGATACACCAG ATGCAAATGTAGCCTGCAGTGACCAGCCTGAGGTGTTGCCAGGCAGAGCTGATGAAAACAAATCTGATGCCATGGAAACGGTTGTCCAAGCACGTCAAGCTGAAAGCTTACTTCACGTGCAGACACCAGCTTCAGTTCAGAAGAAATCTGTCCGAGGCAGAAGAGCAAAACAGGCCGAATCTGAAGAACTTGAAGATAAAAAAGAGGCAGCTGAAATTGCTGAAGATCCCATTGTGCCTACTCCAGCgagaggagaaagaagagggaAGAAAATGGAAGCTGTAGCGCCACCTGCAGCTAGACACACAAAAAGAGGCAGAAATGCAAAGTCTCAGGAGAGCACCTCTGAGACCTCCGCTGATGCCAGTGCCCAAGCGTCTCTGATAAACACCAGTCTGTCTGCACTCCAGACAGAAGAAGCTGTTGTTAAGCCAGTCAGAGGGAGGAGAGCAAAACAAACACCTGTTAAGCCAGCTCAACCAGAGCCTGAAACGGTTGAAACAGCAAGTGGGGAACAGAGCCAAGTGGAAAACTCTGAGCCTCAGAAGACCACTCTTCCCACTGCTGGAAAACCACGAAGAGGGAGAAAGGCAAGACAGGATACCGCTGAACAGAATGAGGTGACAGAAGAGGTGGTCAAGCAGGCAGCAGTGGAGACGAATGAGCAGTCTCAGCCTCCAGCCAGAGTAAAGAGGGGCAGAAATGCCAAACAGGATGAAGAAAAGATGAATGAGcctgctaaaaaaataaaactaacaagAAAGTCTGAGGAGGCCCAAACGGAATTAACAGAAGCCCAAACTGTTAAAATGGTCATTTCAGAAACAACAGAACCAGCCCAGATAAGCGAACAGGCCAGTGTGGCCACGAAGCCCAGAAGAGGAGGGCGGAAAGCAAAACAAGACACAGAGAGTGTGGAATCCATTGAGGTCCAAGAGGTCCCTGTTCTCAGCACAGAAAATAAACCCAAACGAGGCAGGAGGGGAAAACCAGCTGCCGAAGAAACTAAAGCCACTGCCGAAAGTCCTGAACACAAGCCGAAGGCTGAGGAGGCGAAAAACGCTGAGCCACTTTCCTCGTCTATGAAAACTAGCAGGTCAAGGGGAGTGAGGGCTTCTGCTAAATGTGAGACTTCACAAGCCATTCCAGCCAAGAGAGCCCGCAGAGGTACAACTGTTTCTCCTGAGGAGGTCAGCACAGAATCCACAGTTTTGGTTTCCGAGCCTGCTCCCACGTCAGTGGAACCAGCAAGAAAGGGAAGACGGGGAGCATTCAAGTCCACAACAGAAGAGCCTACGACGACTACTGATCAGAAGAATCCTGAAGCTGTTGAGAGCAACGCAAAGATGCCCAAAAGATGCGTTAAGTGGAAATCACACTTGGAAGTCTTTGAGATTCCAAAGGCGACACCTGTAAAAGCAGCGCGAGGTAAGAAGTCTAAAGCTGCAGACCAAGTCAACAGTGAAAGCAAAAATGTGTCAAATGATGCCAAcaaaactgaagaggaggatcTCTCAGATAAAGCTGTTGACAGTAGACCTGTTAAGAGAGTCGGACGAGGGGCGAAGACTGCTGCCAAAGTGGAACCTGCAAACAACCCAGAGAAAAACGTTGAAGCCAAAACGCAGCCTAAAACCCGCAGAGGAAGATCAGCAAACAAATAG